In Rhodothermales bacterium, one genomic interval encodes:
- a CDS encoding M20 family metallopeptidase encodes MKDRIRSLNADLFDDIVATRRALHRRPELAFEEHETAALVAETLGGLDGVAVQTGVAKTGVVATIHGAKPGPTLALRADMDALPIQEQNDFDFASEHDGKMHACGHDAHTASLLGTARILHAIRDELSGSVRLLFQPSEEKIPGGASVMIEAGALDADVPEAGAPAPTEIVGQHVFPSLPAGTIGIRSGDFMASADEVYLTIRGEGGHAAAPHALRADAVLVQAHILTALQSVISRNSPPDVPSVLSFGKITADGATNVIPEVVRIEGTFRAMDEGWRSKAHDLIRRVAEGTAAAFGATCEVEIAVGYPALTNDPDLAAAVRAAAVDYVGAERVVDLPRWFASEDFAFYTQRMPGAFYVLGVGNEAEGITHGLHTPRFTIDEEALRVGPGFMAYLAWRRGTEATD; translated from the coding sequence ATGAAAGACCGCATCCGCTCCCTCAACGCCGACCTCTTCGACGACATCGTCGCCACGCGCCGGGCGCTCCACCGCCGTCCCGAACTCGCCTTCGAAGAGCACGAGACCGCCGCGCTCGTCGCCGAGACGCTCGGTGGGCTCGACGGCGTGGCCGTGCAGACGGGCGTGGCGAAGACCGGCGTCGTCGCGACGATCCACGGCGCGAAGCCCGGACCCACGCTCGCGCTTCGCGCGGACATGGACGCCCTCCCCATTCAGGAGCAAAACGACTTCGACTTCGCCTCGGAGCACGACGGCAAAATGCACGCCTGTGGGCACGACGCGCACACGGCCTCGCTCCTCGGCACGGCGCGGATCCTCCACGCGATCCGCGACGAGCTGAGCGGGAGCGTCCGCCTCCTCTTTCAGCCTTCGGAGGAGAAAATCCCCGGCGGCGCGTCCGTAATGATCGAAGCCGGCGCGCTCGACGCCGACGTGCCCGAAGCCGGAGCGCCGGCCCCGACGGAGATCGTCGGGCAGCACGTCTTCCCGAGCCTGCCCGCCGGCACGATCGGCATCCGCAGCGGCGATTTCATGGCGAGCGCCGACGAGGTCTACCTTACGATTCGCGGCGAGGGCGGCCATGCCGCCGCGCCCCACGCCCTCCGCGCCGACGCCGTGCTCGTGCAGGCCCACATCCTCACCGCGCTCCAGAGCGTCATCAGCCGCAACTCCCCGCCCGACGTGCCGAGCGTGCTCTCGTTCGGCAAGATCACGGCCGACGGCGCGACGAACGTGATCCCCGAAGTCGTCCGCATCGAGGGCACGTTCCGCGCGATGGACGAGGGCTGGCGCTCGAAGGCGCACGACCTCATCCGCCGCGTCGCCGAAGGGACCGCCGCCGCGTTCGGCGCGACGTGCGAGGTCGAGATCGCCGTCGGCTACCCCGCGCTCACGAACGACCCCGACCTCGCGGCGGCCGTGCGTGCGGCGGCCGTGGACTACGTCGGCGCCGAGCGTGTGGTCGACCTCCCGCGGTGGTTCGCGTCGGAGGACTTCGCGTTCTACACGCAGCGGATGCCGGGCGCGTTCTACGTCCTCGGCGTGGGGAACGAGGCCGAGGGGATCACGCACGGGCTCCACACCCCGCGCTTCACGATCGACGAAGAGGCGTTGCGCGTCGGGCCGGGGTTCATGGCCTACCTCGCGTGGCGGCGCGGCACCGAAGCGACCGACTGA
- a CDS encoding ECF-type sigma factor: MPSASRPDVTRILAEARAGDPAALDRLLPILYDELHALAHRERGRRGAAETLSTTALVHEAYEKLARADGGWNDRAHFFRVAAQAMRQVIVDYARAQHAQKRGGGPARSLTNVPALGLSIDARADDVLALDMALDRLAALDPRQGEVVELRYFAGLTVPETAEVLDVSPATVKRAWTAARAWLHREIGAAG; this comes from the coding sequence ATGCCCTCCGCCTCCCGGCCCGACGTCACCCGGATCCTCGCCGAGGCCCGCGCCGGCGACCCCGCCGCGCTCGACCGCCTCCTCCCGATCCTCTACGACGAGCTCCATGCCCTCGCCCACCGCGAGCGCGGCCGGCGCGGCGCGGCCGAGACGCTCAGCACCACGGCCCTCGTCCACGAGGCCTACGAGAAGCTCGCCCGCGCCGACGGCGGCTGGAACGACCGCGCCCACTTCTTCCGCGTCGCTGCGCAGGCCATGCGGCAGGTGATCGTGGACTACGCCCGCGCCCAGCACGCCCAGAAACGCGGCGGCGGCCCGGCCCGCTCGCTCACGAACGTCCCCGCCCTCGGCCTCTCCATCGACGCCCGCGCCGACGACGTGCTCGCGCTCGACATGGCGCTCGACCGCCTCGCCGCGCTCGACCCCCGGCAGGGCGAGGTCGTCGAGCTCCGCTACTTCGCCGGGCTGACGGTGCCGGAGACGGCCGAGGTCCTCGACGTCTCACCCGCCACCGTCAAGCGGGCGTGGACGGCGGCGCGGGCGTGGCTCCACCGCGAGATTGGCGCGGCCGGCTGA
- a CDS encoding serine/threonine-protein kinase: protein MPTQDDIDRYRRAQELFLDALDVPPAERAAWLDEACDSDELRAEVDSLLAAHTEPGLLDNDLHDAGLLPDGERPDPMLGRTVGPWRLEARLGVGGMGAVYRAVRDDGLYERAVAVKLLRPGADAQALGRRLRGERQILARLEHPHIARLYDGGMTDDGLPFLVLELVDGEELTAYVERRQPSVDERIALFLDVCDAVAYAHRNLVVHRDLKPSNILVTADGEVKLLDFGIARLVEADDADERTRTVGAFLTPAYAAPEQVRGEPVTTATDVYALGVVLYELLAGQRPYDLTGRSASEIERAVCLTLPTKPSATIRDAAYAGRAEPAARLRGDLDTIVLKALAKEPTVRYPSAEAFADDLQRHLGGLPVRARPATAGYRTRKFIQRHRTGVAAGALAVVALLVGLGMAVWQGRVASTEAAKAETVNAFLLDMLASPDPYADGREVRVVDVLDRTRDRVEGQFEGQPAVEAAVRHTLGVTYHELGLYDEAEAHFRRALALRERLHGPRHADVAETQGRLARTLQRRGEHVPADSLFRLALGTDRALFGDEHTRVAGRLSDMGTVLWEQGDYDAAEPYLRDALALEERLRGPAHDEVATNLGNLATLLSDRGDNEEAERLYRRELAILRANHGDDHPGIPQALSHIAIIRDDLEDHAEAEALHTEALALFRRLKGDDHPDVGYAMNNLASVKANLGDLDAAVALQSEAAALYEAALGPDHPNLGIQYNNIASVQRQQGDIAGAEAAYRRAVEIWQAGLSPDHPYLGYGLSNLGAVLLAQDRPREALPLLREAHAIRVALLPPDNPERANTASILGAALSDLGDVAEAESLLVASYEVLHEALGAGHTMTARAAERLADFFRTQGRPGEAARLEESGG, encoded by the coding sequence ATGCCTACGCAAGACGACATCGACCGCTACCGCCGCGCGCAGGAACTCTTCCTCGACGCGCTCGACGTCCCGCCTGCGGAGCGCGCCGCCTGGCTCGACGAGGCCTGCGACAGCGACGAACTCCGGGCCGAGGTGGACTCGCTCCTCGCCGCCCACACCGAGCCCGGTCTCCTCGACAACGACCTCCACGACGCCGGGCTCCTGCCCGATGGCGAGCGGCCGGACCCGATGCTCGGCCGCACCGTCGGCCCGTGGCGGCTGGAGGCGCGGCTCGGCGTGGGCGGGATGGGCGCCGTCTACCGCGCCGTCCGCGACGACGGGCTCTACGAACGCGCCGTCGCCGTGAAGCTGCTGCGGCCCGGGGCCGACGCGCAGGCGCTCGGGCGACGGCTCCGCGGCGAGCGCCAGATCCTCGCCCGGCTCGAGCACCCGCACATCGCCCGGCTCTACGACGGCGGCATGACCGACGACGGCCTCCCCTTCCTCGTGCTCGAACTCGTCGACGGCGAGGAGCTCACGGCCTACGTCGAGCGCCGGCAGCCGAGCGTGGACGAGCGGATCGCGCTCTTCCTCGACGTATGCGATGCCGTGGCCTACGCCCACCGCAACCTCGTCGTCCACCGCGACCTCAAGCCGTCGAACATCCTCGTCACGGCCGACGGCGAGGTGAAGCTGCTCGACTTCGGCATCGCCCGGCTGGTCGAGGCCGACGACGCGGACGAGCGAACCCGGACGGTCGGTGCGTTCCTGACGCCGGCCTACGCCGCGCCCGAGCAGGTCCGCGGCGAGCCCGTCACCACGGCGACCGACGTCTACGCGCTCGGCGTCGTCCTCTACGAGTTGCTCGCGGGCCAGCGCCCCTACGACCTCACCGGGCGGTCGGCGAGCGAGATCGAGCGGGCCGTCTGCCTCACGCTCCCGACGAAGCCCTCGGCGACGATCCGCGACGCGGCCTACGCCGGGCGCGCCGAGCCCGCCGCCCGCCTGCGGGGCGACCTCGACACGATCGTGCTGAAGGCGCTCGCGAAAGAGCCCACCGTGCGGTACCCCAGCGCCGAAGCCTTCGCCGACGACCTCCAGCGCCACCTCGGCGGGCTCCCGGTCCGCGCCCGCCCCGCCACGGCCGGCTACCGCACGCGGAAGTTCATCCAGCGTCACCGGACTGGCGTCGCCGCCGGAGCCCTCGCCGTCGTCGCCCTCCTCGTCGGCCTCGGCATGGCGGTGTGGCAGGGCCGCGTGGCGAGCACGGAGGCGGCCAAGGCCGAGACGGTCAACGCGTTCCTGCTCGACATGCTCGCCTCGCCCGACCCGTACGCGGACGGGCGCGAGGTCCGCGTCGTGGACGTGCTAGACCGGACGCGGGACCGGGTCGAGGGGCAGTTCGAGGGCCAGCCCGCCGTCGAGGCCGCCGTGCGCCACACGCTCGGCGTGACCTACCACGAGCTCGGGCTCTACGACGAGGCCGAGGCGCACTTCCGCCGCGCGCTCGCCCTCCGCGAGCGCCTCCACGGCCCGCGCCACGCCGACGTCGCCGAGACGCAGGGCCGCCTCGCGCGCACGCTCCAGCGCCGGGGCGAGCACGTCCCCGCCGACTCCCTCTTCCGGCTCGCCCTCGGCACGGACCGCGCCCTCTTCGGCGACGAGCACACCCGCGTCGCCGGCCGCCTGAGCGACATGGGGACCGTGCTCTGGGAGCAGGGCGACTACGACGCCGCCGAGCCCTACCTCCGCGACGCGCTCGCCCTCGAAGAGCGCCTCCGCGGCCCCGCCCACGACGAGGTCGCGACCAACCTCGGCAACCTCGCCACGCTCCTCTCCGACCGGGGCGACAACGAGGAGGCCGAGCGGCTCTACCGCCGCGAGCTCGCCATCCTCCGCGCCAACCACGGCGACGACCACCCCGGCATCCCGCAGGCCCTCTCCCACATCGCCATCATCCGCGACGACCTCGAGGACCACGCCGAGGCCGAGGCCCTCCACACCGAGGCCCTCGCGCTCTTCCGCCGCCTCAAAGGCGACGATCACCCCGACGTCGGGTACGCGATGAACAACCTCGCCTCGGTCAAGGCCAACCTCGGCGACCTCGACGCGGCCGTCGCGCTCCAGAGCGAGGCCGCCGCACTCTACGAGGCCGCGCTCGGCCCGGACCACCCGAACCTCGGCATCCAGTACAACAACATCGCCTCCGTGCAACGGCAGCAGGGCGACATCGCCGGAGCCGAGGCCGCTTACCGCCGCGCCGTCGAGATCTGGCAGGCCGGGCTCTCCCCGGACCACCCGTACCTCGGCTACGGGCTCTCCAACCTCGGGGCCGTGCTGCTCGCGCAGGATCGCCCGCGCGAGGCGCTCCCGCTGTTGCGCGAAGCCCACGCGATCCGCGTCGCCCTCCTCCCCCCCGACAACCCCGAGCGGGCCAACACCGCGAGCATCCTCGGCGCCGCGCTCAGCGATCTCGGTGACGTCGCCGAGGCCGAGTCCCTCCTCGTTGCGTCCTACGAGGTGCTCCACGAGGCGCTCGGCGCGGGCCACACGATGACGGCACGGGCAGCCGAGCGCCTCGCCGACTTCTTCCGAACGCAGGGCCGGCCGGGCGAGGCGGCCCGGCTGGAAGAGAGCGGCGGCTAG
- a CDS encoding DUF2461 domain-containing protein, with product MLHADLPPFPGFREEGLQFLRDLKQHNEREWFKPRKQTFEDEILWPFQCLVADFTRRARAAGLPLSGDPKRSIFRIYRDTRFSKNKQPYKTHVGAVLSRSGGRGEQGSVYVHVEPGASFIAGGFWRPETDLMRRWRNRMMADPGGFLEMTEQMEAAGHPVEVEESYKRMPRGSEGFADTDLEHWLKAKSLVAVQPVADEELMRPAFTETLLAAARTMEPLLAFGWDALEPA from the coding sequence ATGCTCCACGCCGACCTCCCGCCCTTCCCCGGATTCCGCGAAGAGGGCCTCCAGTTCCTCCGCGACCTCAAGCAGCACAACGAGCGCGAGTGGTTCAAGCCGCGCAAGCAGACGTTCGAGGACGAGATCCTCTGGCCCTTCCAGTGTCTCGTCGCCGATTTCACCCGCCGCGCGCGCGCCGCCGGCCTCCCCCTCTCTGGCGACCCGAAGCGCTCCATCTTCCGGATCTACCGCGACACGCGGTTCTCGAAGAACAAGCAGCCGTACAAGACGCACGTCGGCGCCGTGCTCTCGCGGAGCGGCGGGCGAGGGGAACAGGGCTCGGTCTACGTCCACGTCGAGCCGGGGGCCTCGTTCATCGCGGGGGGCTTCTGGCGGCCCGAGACCGACCTCATGCGCCGCTGGCGCAACCGGATGATGGCCGACCCGGGCGGGTTCCTGGAGATGACCGAGCAGATGGAGGCCGCCGGCCACCCCGTCGAGGTCGAGGAGTCGTACAAGCGGATGCCGCGTGGCAGCGAGGGCTTCGCCGACACCGACCTCGAACACTGGCTGAAGGCGAAGTCGCTCGTTGCCGTGCAGCCGGTCGCGGATGAGGAGTTGATGCGTCCGGCCTTCACCGAGACCCTCCTCGCGGCGGCCCGGACGATGGAGCCGCTGCTGGCGTTCGGGTGGGACGCGCTGGAGCCGGCCTGA
- a CDS encoding nuclear transport factor 2 family protein translates to MSLRQKVDALNQQILDGDILGAFEKYYADDVVMSDNNQDHRRGKDRNREHEKQFVGGITAFHGAEIKSSAVHETGEGSGTAFTEWFMHFDHSAYGNDTRLEQVAVQEWKDGQIVKETFYHA, encoded by the coding sequence ATGTCCCTACGCCAGAAAGTCGACGCCCTCAACCAGCAGATCCTCGATGGCGACATCCTCGGCGCGTTCGAGAAGTACTACGCCGACGACGTCGTGATGAGCGACAACAACCAGGACCACCGCCGCGGCAAGGACCGCAACCGCGAGCACGAGAAGCAGTTCGTCGGCGGCATCACGGCCTTCCACGGGGCCGAAATCAAAAGCTCTGCCGTGCACGAAACCGGCGAGGGCAGCGGCACCGCCTTCACGGAGTGGTTCATGCACTTCGACCATTCCGCCTACGGCAATGACACGCGCCTGGAGCAGGTCGCCGTGCAGGAGTGGAAGGACGGGCAGATCGTGAAAGAGACGTTCTACCACGCCTGA
- a CDS encoding NifU family protein, translating to MPETIHTDPALHQRIEETLDQIRPYLMADGGSVRLQSVTDEFVVELELLGACGTCPMSMMTLRAGIEQALKRSIPEISRVEAVTPAPMS from the coding sequence ATGCCTGAGACGATCCACACCGACCCGGCCCTCCACCAGCGAATCGAGGAGACCCTCGACCAGATCCGCCCGTACCTCATGGCCGACGGCGGCTCCGTCCGTCTCCAGAGCGTCACCGACGAGTTCGTGGTCGAGCTCGAACTGCTCGGCGCGTGCGGGACGTGCCCGATGAGCATGATGACGCTCCGCGCCGGGATCGAGCAGGCGCTCAAGCGGTCGATCCCCGAGATCAGCCGCGTCGAGGCCGTCACGCCCGCCCCGATGAGCTGA
- a CDS encoding Mrp/NBP35 family ATP-binding protein — protein sequence MTREQVLDALSNVIEPDLGKDLVTLGMVKDVEVDGKRVTFTVILTTPACPLKEQIRGACVKAVHELVDADAEVTVNMTSNVTSKPGAAAGPGRQPPVMGGIKNIIAVASGKGGVGKSTVAANLAVALAQTGAAVGLVDTDIYGPSVPTMFGIPASEKPRVGEDRKIVPLEKFGVKLLSMGFLVDEKQAVVWRGPMVSSAVRQFLNDAAWGDLDYLVLDLPPGTGDIQLTIVQTVPLTGAIIVSTPQEVALADARKGVAMFGNVNVPVLGIVENMAYFTPPDLPDRKYYLFGEGGARRLAEDIAVPFLGEIPIEQSLRESGDHGTPIVEKDPDSISARAFRRIAELAAQQISIRNADLPPTPQVEILYR from the coding sequence ATGACTCGCGAACAGGTTCTCGACGCGCTCTCGAACGTCATCGAGCCCGACCTCGGCAAAGACCTCGTCACCCTCGGCATGGTGAAGGACGTCGAAGTCGACGGCAAGCGGGTGACGTTCACCGTCATCCTCACGACGCCCGCCTGCCCGCTGAAAGAGCAGATCCGCGGCGCGTGCGTCAAGGCCGTCCACGAACTCGTCGACGCCGACGCGGAGGTGACGGTCAATATGACCTCGAACGTGACGAGCAAGCCGGGCGCGGCGGCCGGGCCGGGCCGGCAGCCGCCGGTGATGGGCGGGATCAAAAACATCATCGCCGTCGCGAGTGGCAAAGGCGGCGTCGGCAAGAGCACGGTCGCGGCGAACCTCGCCGTCGCGCTCGCGCAGACCGGCGCGGCCGTCGGGCTCGTCGACACCGACATCTACGGCCCGTCCGTCCCGACGATGTTCGGCATCCCGGCCAGCGAGAAGCCGCGCGTGGGCGAGGACCGGAAGATCGTCCCGCTCGAAAAGTTCGGCGTCAAGCTCCTCTCGATGGGCTTCCTCGTCGATGAGAAGCAGGCCGTCGTGTGGCGCGGCCCGATGGTCTCGTCCGCCGTCCGCCAGTTCCTCAACGACGCCGCGTGGGGCGACCTCGACTATCTCGTGCTCGACCTCCCGCCCGGCACGGGCGACATCCAGCTCACGATCGTGCAGACCGTCCCGCTGACGGGCGCCATCATCGTCTCGACGCCGCAGGAAGTGGCGCTCGCGGACGCCCGCAAGGGCGTGGCGATGTTCGGGAACGTCAACGTGCCGGTCCTCGGGATCGTCGAGAACATGGCGTACTTCACGCCGCCGGACCTCCCGGACCGGAAGTACTACCTCTTCGGCGAGGGCGGCGCGCGCCGGCTCGCCGAGGACATCGCCGTCCCGTTCCTCGGCGAGATCCCGATCGAGCAGAGCCTCCGCGAGAGCGGCGACCACGGCACGCCAATCGTCGAGAAAGACCCGGACAGCATCTCGGCCCGCGCCTTCCGCCGAATCGCCGAGCTCGCCGCGCAGCAGATCTCGATCCGCAACGCCGACCTCCCGCCGACGCCGCAGGTGGAGATCCTCTACCGCTGA
- a CDS encoding exopolyphosphatase, with protein MNWTPDMESTTRIATVDVGTNTALLLIGDVGKGQLSIVHEEDRYVRLGQGVDANRRLAPEAIGRVIAALTDYRACAEEFGAETVIIGATSASRDAQNLDELKERVRALGLDYQMISGDVEALWTFRAACSAFPDLAAACVVDIGGGSTEVVTGRADAGEPERVSVDIGSVRLTERCFPTLPPSDYAIGRAEEVVADVFAGLDVDNSLPLLGSSGTVRVLGALEHPDAPTDPVDAATVRAWRDRLLTLSADDVLALDPALLAGRADVYAAGVLILDAFMRRFGFDAIRPSPRGLRHGLALRWMAEGGG; from the coding sequence ATGAATTGGACGCCTGACATGGAATCGACGACGCGCATCGCTACGGTAGACGTGGGGACGAACACGGCCCTTTTGCTCATCGGCGACGTGGGGAAGGGGCAGCTATCCATCGTCCACGAAGAGGATCGCTACGTCCGGCTCGGGCAGGGCGTGGACGCGAACCGACGCCTCGCCCCCGAAGCCATCGGCCGGGTGATCGCCGCGCTCACGGACTACCGAGCCTGCGCCGAGGAGTTCGGAGCCGAGACCGTCATAATCGGGGCGACGAGCGCGTCGCGCGATGCGCAGAACCTCGACGAACTGAAGGAGCGCGTCCGCGCGCTCGGCCTCGACTATCAGATGATCTCGGGCGACGTGGAGGCGCTGTGGACCTTCCGCGCCGCCTGCTCCGCCTTCCCCGACCTCGCCGCCGCGTGCGTCGTCGACATCGGCGGCGGCTCGACCGAAGTCGTCACCGGGCGTGCTGACGCGGGCGAGCCGGAGCGGGTGAGCGTGGACATCGGCTCGGTGCGGCTGACGGAGCGCTGCTTCCCGACGTTGCCGCCGTCGGACTACGCCATCGGCCGCGCCGAAGAGGTCGTCGCCGACGTGTTCGCCGGGCTCGACGTGGACAACAGCCTGCCGCTCCTCGGCTCGTCGGGCACCGTCCGCGTGCTCGGCGCGCTCGAACACCCCGACGCGCCCACCGATCCGGTCGATGCCGCGACGGTCCGCGCGTGGCGCGACCGCCTGCTGACGCTCTCGGCCGACGACGTGCTCGCGCTCGACCCGGCGCTCCTCGCCGGCCGCGCCGACGTGTACGCCGCCGGCGTGCTGATCCTCGACGCGTTCATGCGGCGCTTCGGGTTCGACGCGATCCGCCCGAGCCCGCGCGGCCTCCGCCACGGCCTCGCCCTCCGGTGGATGGCAGAGGGAGGAGGCTAG
- the prmA gene encoding 50S ribosomal protein L11 methyltransferase, whose amino-acid sequence MKTLELVLRVPDRYHEFLIAELTDLDFESFEQDDDLLKAYAPAGRWSDVRREAIEHWLLAHDLPVAIEERIVSEENWNAQWEETIRPLAVGRFLIKPTWADVPPEHADKMLLEIDPKMSFGTGYHESTRLVLGFLPAVVHGGETVLDAGTGTGVLGIAALKLGAASAVGFDIDPWASVNATENALLNGVGDRFEVREGGLDVVPEGPFDLVFANINRNVLLDLMPRFAEKLTPDGRLVLAGLLQTDRDVLLASIDAAGLALYDEATENEWWSLIVTKKSDA is encoded by the coding sequence ATGAAAACGCTCGAACTGGTCCTCCGCGTCCCGGATCGCTATCACGAATTCCTCATCGCCGAGCTGACCGACCTCGACTTCGAGAGCTTCGAGCAGGACGACGACCTCCTCAAGGCCTACGCCCCGGCGGGGCGCTGGAGCGACGTCCGCCGCGAGGCCATCGAGCACTGGCTCCTCGCCCACGACCTGCCCGTCGCCATCGAGGAGCGGATCGTCAGCGAGGAGAACTGGAACGCGCAGTGGGAGGAGACGATTCGCCCGCTCGCCGTCGGCCGCTTCCTGATCAAACCGACGTGGGCTGACGTGCCGCCCGAACACGCCGACAAGATGCTGCTGGAGATCGACCCGAAGATGAGCTTCGGGACGGGCTACCACGAGAGCACGCGGCTCGTGCTCGGCTTCCTACCGGCTGTCGTGCACGGCGGCGAAACGGTGCTCGATGCGGGGACGGGCACGGGCGTGCTCGGCATCGCCGCGCTCAAGCTCGGCGCGGCCTCGGCCGTCGGCTTCGACATCGACCCGTGGGCGAGCGTGAACGCGACGGAGAACGCCCTGCTCAACGGTGTCGGCGACCGCTTCGAGGTCCGCGAGGGCGGGCTCGACGTGGTGCCGGAGGGGCCATTCGACCTCGTCTTCGCCAACATCAACCGGAACGTGCTGCTCGACCTCATGCCCCGCTTCGCCGAGAAGCTGACGCCGGACGGGCGGCTTGTGCTCGCCGGCCTGCTGCAAACCGACCGCGACGTGCTGCTCGCCTCGATTGACGCCGCCGGGCTCGCGCTCTACGACGAGGCCACGGAGAACGAGTGGTGGAGCCTGATCGTGACTAAAAAATCGGACGCCTGA